One Coprobacter tertius DNA segment encodes these proteins:
- a CDS encoding ABC transporter ATP-binding protein: protein MKSVTVENILKKYGNTVALNGVSFDTDPGELFGIIGPDGAGKTTLFRILTTLILPDSGTADIDGCDILRDYKKIRQRVGYMPGRFSLYQDMTVEENLRLFATVFQTTVKKNYHLIKDIYSQLEPFKNRRSGKLSGGMKQKLALCCALIHKPKVLFLDEPTTGVDPVSRKEFWQMLKRLREQGITIIVSTPYMDEAKLCDRIALIKNGGFIAIETPEAIIESFPETLWAVKADHMSALLDTLRHSKGIKTSFAFGEVHHITVDTSVHSLESLKTYLENKGHKNVWISPITPTIEDCYMLLSSNS, encoded by the coding sequence ATGAAATCGGTTACAGTTGAAAATATTTTAAAAAAATACGGGAATACCGTAGCGTTAAACGGTGTATCCTTCGATACGGATCCTGGTGAACTGTTCGGAATTATCGGTCCGGACGGTGCTGGAAAAACGACACTTTTCAGAATACTTACGACTCTGATTCTCCCCGATTCCGGAACCGCAGACATAGACGGATGCGACATTTTACGCGATTATAAAAAGATACGCCAACGTGTGGGCTATATGCCAGGACGTTTTTCTCTCTACCAGGATATGACCGTAGAGGAAAATCTACGCCTTTTCGCAACCGTATTCCAAACAACGGTAAAAAAAAACTATCATCTGATAAAGGATATCTATTCCCAATTAGAACCTTTTAAAAACCGTCGTTCGGGCAAGTTATCGGGTGGAATGAAGCAAAAACTCGCCCTCTGTTGTGCTCTTATTCACAAGCCGAAAGTCCTTTTTCTCGACGAGCCTACCACCGGTGTCGACCCGGTATCCCGAAAAGAATTTTGGCAAATGCTGAAGAGGCTCCGGGAACAAGGCATCACCATTATCGTTTCTACACCCTATATGGATGAAGCCAAACTCTGCGACCGAATTGCCCTGATCAAAAACGGAGGATTTATCGCCATAGAAACGCCCGAAGCTATTATTGAAAGTTTTCCGGAAACGTTATGGGCTGTTAAAGCCGATCATATGTCCGCTCTTTTAGACACTTTACGTCACAGCAAAGGAATTAAAACCAGCTTCGCTTTCGGAGAAGTTCACCATATAACTGTTGATACATCGGTACACTCCCTCGAATCTTTAAAGACTTATCTGGAAAATAAAGGTCACAAAAATGTATGGATAAGTCCGATAACCCCAACCATTGAAGACTGCTACATGTTGCTATCATCCAATTCATAA
- a CDS encoding HlyD family secretion protein: MKKIQTLLSSIVLLTLFCACSNKDNRYDAAGTFEATEVIVSAEANGKLEQFDITEGELLKAGETVGYIDTIQIWLKIQQLKASNKAISSRLADVPVQIAALQQQIMTQKREKYRFENLLKNNAANQKQVDDIDAQITVLEKQLEAQLSSLRNNNSGLNEESAATTLQIAQLEDQLQKCRIYSPITGTVLTKYAEAGELATTGKALFKIADTEQLFLRAYLTSDQLSSIKTRQKVKVIADFGGEEQREYDGTVSWISSKAEFTPKGIQTRDERANLVYAVKIAVKNDGYIKIGMYGEVIFTQQ; encoded by the coding sequence ATGAAAAAAATACAAACACTGCTCTCAAGTATCGTTTTACTTACCCTGTTTTGCGCTTGTAGCAACAAAGACAATCGCTACGATGCCGCCGGAACATTTGAAGCGACAGAAGTTATCGTGTCAGCCGAAGCAAACGGGAAACTGGAACAATTCGACATTACAGAAGGGGAACTGTTAAAAGCCGGTGAAACCGTCGGTTATATCGATACGATACAAATCTGGCTAAAGATACAACAATTAAAAGCCAGCAACAAAGCTATTTCGAGCCGTTTAGCCGATGTTCCGGTACAAATCGCCGCATTGCAACAACAAATAATGACCCAGAAAAGGGAAAAATACCGATTTGAAAACTTATTAAAAAACAATGCCGCCAACCAGAAACAAGTCGATGATATCGATGCTCAGATTACTGTGCTTGAAAAACAACTGGAGGCTCAACTTTCATCTTTACGTAATAACAATAGTGGACTTAACGAAGAAAGTGCAGCAACAACTCTGCAAATCGCACAACTCGAAGATCAACTGCAAAAATGCCGCATCTATTCGCCCATAACCGGTACAGTACTTACCAAATATGCCGAAGCCGGAGAATTAGCAACTACAGGCAAAGCTCTATTTAAAATAGCAGATACCGAACAATTGTTTTTACGTGCATATCTTACCTCCGACCAACTATCTTCGATAAAAACAAGACAAAAAGTTAAAGTAATAGCCGATTTCGGAGGAGAAGAACAAAGGGAATACGACGGTACGGTTTCTTGGATTTCATCGAAAGCCGAGTTCACCCCCAAAGGTATACAGACTCGTGATGAGCGGGCTAATCTCGTTTATGCGGTAAAAATCGCAGTAAAAAATGACGGCTATATAAAAATAGGTATGTACGGAGAAGTGATTTTTACCCAACAATGA
- a CDS encoding TolC family protein, giving the protein MKKTILYLLLFSIFFQAKAQITLQECQAKAQQNYPLVKQYGLIEQAKNYDISNAAKGNLPQISLSAKASYQSAVTEVPVIIPGINIKGPDKDQYQISAEISQNIWDGGVIRDRKKIAKAKSEADFQQNRVDMYVLNDRINEMYFGILLLDEQLTQNRLYQEELNRHLQQITAYVQYGIANQSDIDAVEVNRLDASQKQTELETTRYAYIQMLSAFTGKKIEYNTRFISPEMPRNILLNEINRPELDLFDAENRLLESQKKSILSKNLPKLGLFIQGGYGNPGLNMLKNGFDTYYIAGIRLNWNFGNLYTQKNEKKIIETNKKTIDVQRETFLFNTRLKITQGNSEVEKYRKLAEDDDEIIRLRTRIRKAAEAKVANGTLSVTEFLREVTAEDQAKQAKAVHKTQLLMAIYNLKYTTNL; this is encoded by the coding sequence ATGAAAAAAACGATTTTATATCTTCTACTTTTTTCTATCTTTTTCCAGGCAAAAGCTCAAATCACATTACAGGAATGCCAGGCAAAAGCTCAACAAAATTATCCGTTAGTAAAACAATACGGCCTTATCGAACAAGCCAAAAATTATGACATATCTAATGCGGCCAAAGGAAATCTACCACAAATATCCCTATCAGCCAAAGCCTCATATCAGTCAGCTGTGACCGAAGTCCCGGTCATAATCCCAGGAATAAATATTAAAGGTCCCGACAAAGACCAGTATCAGATTTCGGCAGAGATTTCTCAAAATATTTGGGATGGAGGAGTCATAAGAGATCGGAAAAAAATCGCAAAGGCCAAAAGCGAAGCCGATTTTCAACAAAACCGGGTAGATATGTATGTATTAAATGACAGGATTAACGAAATGTATTTCGGAATCTTACTATTAGATGAGCAATTAACTCAAAATCGATTGTATCAGGAAGAACTGAATCGACATTTACAACAAATAACAGCGTATGTGCAATATGGCATTGCCAATCAATCAGATATAGATGCAGTTGAAGTTAACCGACTAGACGCTTCTCAAAAACAGACAGAGCTGGAAACTACCCGCTATGCATATATACAAATGCTTTCGGCATTTACCGGAAAGAAAATAGAGTATAACACTCGTTTCATTTCTCCCGAAATGCCTCGAAATATTTTATTAAATGAAATAAATCGCCCCGAACTCGACCTTTTCGATGCTGAAAACCGATTACTCGAATCACAGAAAAAATCGATTCTCTCCAAAAATTTGCCCAAGCTGGGATTATTTATACAAGGAGGATATGGTAACCCGGGATTAAATATGCTTAAAAACGGTTTCGATACTTATTATATTGCAGGCATACGACTCAATTGGAACTTCGGAAATCTTTACACACAAAAAAACGAGAAAAAAATTATAGAAACAAATAAAAAGACGATCGACGTACAACGTGAAACCTTTCTTTTCAATACCCGGCTAAAAATAACTCAAGGAAATAGCGAGGTAGAAAAATACCGGAAACTTGCGGAAGACGATGACGAAATTATCCGGCTACGTACCCGCATTCGTAAAGCGGCCGAAGCAAAAGTCGCTAACGGAACTCTGAGTGTAACGGAGTTTCTACGTGAGGTCACTGCCGAAGATCAGGCTAAACAAGCTAAAGCCGTACATAAAACACAACTACTTATGGCTATTTATAATTTAAAGTATACGACAAATCTTTAA
- a CDS encoding TetR/AcrR family transcriptional regulator, protein MKTKEKEDKNTEQAILEAAEKEFLEKGYVLSKTTDIARAAGVTHAMLHYYFRTKDNLFNKVFIKKTEVAASSFGNILDQDLPFTEKMSKFIESHFDFIAANPRLPFFILNELLSNPERLKEFKKIFTPLIASVIVKMDNLIHQEVSAGNIRPVSGYNILLDIVTLNASLFILKPILQDNVFEKYREKTQDFLIQRKKEHVQLILDHLKL, encoded by the coding sequence ATGAAAACTAAAGAAAAAGAAGATAAAAACACAGAGCAAGCCATTCTCGAAGCTGCAGAAAAAGAATTCCTTGAGAAAGGTTATGTCCTAAGTAAAACAACCGATATAGCAAGGGCCGCCGGTGTCACCCACGCAATGTTACATTATTATTTCCGCACAAAAGATAATTTATTCAATAAAGTATTCATTAAAAAAACCGAAGTTGCAGCCAGTTCTTTTGGAAACATACTCGATCAGGATCTGCCGTTTACAGAAAAAATGAGCAAATTTATCGAATCTCATTTCGACTTTATAGCAGCCAATCCTCGACTTCCCTTTTTTATCCTGAACGAGTTATTATCCAACCCAGAACGATTAAAAGAATTTAAAAAAATATTTACGCCCCTTATTGCTTCGGTTATAGTTAAAATGGACAATCTCATTCATCAAGAGGTGTCTGCGGGAAATATCCGACCTGTTTCGGGTTACAATATATTGCTCGATATTGTTACCCTTAATGCCTCTCTCTTTATTTTAAAACCCATATTACAGGATAATGTATTCGAAAAGTATAGAGAGAAAACTCAAGACTTTCTTATACAAAGAAAAAAAGAACACGTACAACTGATACTCGATCATCTTAAACTATAA
- a CDS encoding ferritin-like domain-containing protein, producing MAKESVAILKGKIDVPKLVDNLNKALAEEWLAFYQYWVGSFVIEGPMRTEVQKEMEEHAQEEYEHAHLLATRIIELEGTPVLSPKQWFDLAHCKYVAPDDFSVVSILKQNVASERCAILRYQEIATLTDGLDFTTCDMAKHIMAEEQDHEQDLQDFLTDIDRAKAYYSEK from the coding sequence ATGGCAAAAGAAAGTGTTGCAATTCTTAAAGGGAAAATCGATGTTCCTAAATTAGTAGATAATCTGAATAAAGCTTTAGCCGAAGAGTGGCTGGCGTTTTATCAATATTGGGTAGGTTCTTTCGTTATCGAAGGTCCTATGCGTACCGAAGTACAAAAAGAAATGGAAGAACATGCGCAGGAAGAATACGAACATGCTCATTTATTGGCGACTCGTATTATCGAACTTGAAGGGACTCCTGTTTTGTCTCCTAAGCAATGGTTCGATTTGGCTCATTGCAAATATGTAGCTCCCGACGATTTTAGCGTAGTAAGTATCCTGAAACAAAATGTTGCCTCCGAGCGTTGTGCTATACTTCGTTATCAGGAAATAGCGACTCTTACCGACGGCCTCGATTTTACAACCTGCGATATGGCTAAACATATTATGGCTGAAGAACAAGATCACGAACAGGATTTACAGGATTTCCTTACCGATATCGATCGGGCAAAAGCATATTACAGTGAAAAATAA
- a CDS encoding SGNH/GDSL hydrolase family protein, with product MKRNCITLLAIFAFMILSLDTNSQNLSEVPTFKRYAKENAELPAPAKNKKRIVFIGNSITEFWASTHPYFFENNGYIGRGISGQTSPQMLLRFYRDVVALKPTAVVINAGTNDIAENTGKYDADYTFDNIRAMADIAKSNKIKVILSSVLPAEKFVWNQRITDAPQKIEALNKRIKEYAKKNNYAYIDYYSTLKDEKCGLPAKLSSDGVHPNAACYEIMEKIAKKVIDKIN from the coding sequence ATGAAAAGGAATTGTATCACATTATTAGCGATTTTCGCATTTATGATCTTGTCATTAGACACAAACTCACAAAATCTCTCGGAAGTACCGACGTTCAAACGTTATGCAAAAGAAAATGCAGAATTACCGGCACCAGCAAAAAATAAAAAACGCATCGTTTTTATCGGAAACTCGATTACCGAATTCTGGGCCAGTACACACCCGTATTTTTTTGAAAATAACGGATATATCGGACGAGGAATCAGCGGACAGACCAGTCCTCAAATGTTACTACGTTTTTACAGAGATGTCGTTGCACTAAAACCGACAGCAGTCGTCATAAATGCCGGAACCAATGATATCGCCGAAAATACAGGAAAATACGACGCCGATTATACTTTCGATAACATACGCGCTATGGCCGACATCGCTAAATCCAACAAAATCAAAGTTATTTTATCCTCGGTGCTCCCAGCCGAAAAATTCGTTTGGAACCAGCGTATTACCGATGCTCCTCAGAAAATCGAAGCCCTGAATAAACGCATTAAAGAATATGCTAAGAAAAATAATTACGCTTATATCGATTATTATTCGACATTAAAAGACGAAAAATGCGGATTGCCTGCTAAACTAAGCAGCGATGGAGTTCACCCTAATGCTGCCTGTTATGAAATAATGGAAAAAATCGCGAAAAAGGTAATCGATAAAATCAATTAA
- a CDS encoding fumarate hydratase: protein MATPPPFKYQEPFPMGKDNTEYYLLSKDHVSVNTFNGKEVLVVEPEALTLLSNAAFRDVSFLLRREHNLMVAKILKDPEASDNDKFVALTMLRNAEVASKGVLPFCQDTGTAIVVGKKGQQVWTGGGDAEALSLGVYKTYTEENLRYSQNAPLDMYKEVNTRCNLPAQIDLYAVNGMEYKFLFMTKGGGSANKTYLYQETKALINPGTLVNFLVEKMKTLGTAACPPYHVAFVIGGTSAEMNLKTVKLASAKYYDNLPTEGNEWGQAFRDIKLEQEVLKAAQESGIGAQFGGKYFAHDVRIIRLPRHGASCPVGLGVSCSADRNIKAKINRDGLWIEKLDDRPGELIPEELRQSGEGNVVKIDLNRPMKDILAELTKYPVSTRLSLNGTIIVGRDIAHAKIKERLDAGEGMPQYLKDHPIYYAGPAKTPQGMPSGSFGPTTAGRMDSYVDLFQENGGSMIMIAKGNRSQQVTDACKKHGGFYLGSIGGPAAILAQNNIKKVECLEYPELGMEAIWKIEVEDFPAFILVDDKGNDFFKQIKPLCPASPKCE from the coding sequence ATGGCAACACCTCCTCCTTTCAAGTATCAGGAGCCTTTCCCCATGGGGAAAGACAATACCGAGTATTATTTACTCTCCAAAGACCATGTATCGGTAAATACCTTTAACGGAAAAGAAGTATTAGTAGTAGAACCTGAAGCTCTCACCTTATTATCGAATGCCGCATTTCGCGATGTATCGTTTTTATTAAGGCGGGAACATAATCTGATGGTAGCTAAAATACTGAAAGATCCTGAGGCCAGCGATAACGACAAATTCGTAGCTCTTACCATGTTACGCAACGCGGAAGTAGCCAGCAAAGGAGTTCTGCCTTTCTGCCAAGATACCGGAACCGCTATCGTTGTAGGTAAAAAAGGACAACAGGTATGGACCGGCGGAGGCGATGCTGAAGCCCTTTCGCTGGGTGTATATAAAACATATACCGAAGAAAATCTGAGATACTCGCAGAATGCACCCTTAGATATGTATAAAGAAGTAAATACCCGTTGCAATCTACCGGCTCAGATCGACCTGTACGCTGTAAACGGAATGGAATATAAATTCTTGTTTATGACTAAAGGCGGCGGTTCAGCTAACAAAACATACTTGTATCAAGAAACCAAAGCCCTAATCAACCCGGGTACATTAGTAAATTTCCTTGTTGAAAAGATGAAAACCCTCGGAACTGCCGCTTGTCCTCCTTATCATGTGGCATTCGTAATCGGCGGTACATCGGCAGAAATGAACTTGAAAACAGTTAAACTGGCATCCGCTAAATATTATGACAATCTACCCACAGAAGGAAATGAATGGGGACAGGCTTTCAGAGATATAAAACTCGAACAAGAAGTTCTGAAAGCAGCTCAGGAATCGGGTATCGGCGCACAATTCGGTGGTAAATATTTTGCTCACGATGTACGCATAATACGCTTACCGCGTCATGGTGCTTCCTGCCCTGTAGGACTCGGTGTATCTTGCTCTGCCGACCGCAACATTAAAGCGAAAATCAACCGCGACGGTCTTTGGATCGAGAAACTCGATGACAGACCCGGAGAACTGATTCCAGAAGAATTACGCCAGTCTGGTGAGGGGAATGTAGTAAAAATAGACCTGAACCGCCCGATGAAAGACATACTTGCCGAATTAACTAAGTATCCTGTTTCTACCCGTTTGTCTTTAAACGGAACCATCATCGTAGGCCGCGATATCGCTCACGCCAAAATCAAAGAGCGTCTCGATGCAGGAGAAGGTATGCCACAATACCTGAAAGATCATCCCATTTACTATGCCGGACCGGCAAAAACACCTCAAGGGATGCCCTCGGGTTCATTCGGACCGACGACTGCCGGCCGCATGGATTCTTATGTCGACCTTTTTCAGGAAAACGGAGGTTCAATGATTATGATTGCCAAAGGTAACCGCAGCCAGCAGGTAACCGATGCCTGTAAAAAACACGGTGGTTTTTATTTAGGAAGTATCGGTGGCCCCGCTGCAATACTCGCACAAAATAATATAAAGAAAGTAGAATGTCTCGAATATCCAGAATTGGGAATGGAAGCAATCTGGAAAATAGAAGTTGAAGATTTCCCTGCATTTATACTTGTTGACGATAAAGGGAATGATTTTTTCAAACAGATAAAACCACTTTGTCCGGCCAGTCCGAAATGTGAATAA
- a CDS encoding Ig-like domain-containing protein, producing MKKKMIKFFKSGDFLFFVFAVVAACVGISGAGVWAAAVIPGSSGGKIVTGEPLTTDISRKESSGLIKNEIDRRITRIRPMSTPIDQLTRWAGSRRAGSMVVDYYSVDVKPTKATLNTAYTEPESSSATSASQKVKLNTTNNDIFEVSETILVQGVKGYEADGTTQSKADLVLYISSKEENGELNVYAINGKKIGSIENCVPSIAKGATFIRMGRAATELDVQTAQFEALPVKEQNNCQIFKMQVEQSTFQKIANKEVEWDFSDAEESAIYDMRLGMEKTFMFGVKRSLYDSKKKENVSLTGGIWWQAGKEYEFDPKVDLTQNDLIDIMKEAFTGNGGNKRKVLIGGSDFIGRINKLEVTKIVTSNEDMVKWGIDFSEIKSKFGRLFVLYSEVFDDCGMSDYGFIFDPEFITKWSHVPFGTQALDLKKAGVRNTDALVLTEASCLTLRYPAAHMRIIPKTA from the coding sequence ATGAAGAAAAAAATGATTAAATTTTTTAAGTCGGGAGATTTTCTGTTTTTTGTATTTGCAGTAGTCGCAGCCTGTGTCGGAATTTCGGGTGCAGGGGTTTGGGCAGCAGCCGTAATCCCGGGATCGAGCGGGGGCAAGATCGTGACGGGAGAGCCGTTGACTACCGATATTTCACGAAAAGAGAGTAGCGGGTTGATTAAAAACGAGATCGACCGTCGTATTACCCGCATTCGTCCCATGTCGACTCCGATCGATCAGTTGACTCGTTGGGCTGGTTCTCGTCGAGCCGGATCTATGGTGGTCGATTATTATTCGGTTGATGTAAAACCGACTAAGGCGACGCTTAATACCGCATATACCGAGCCTGAGTCATCCTCTGCCACTTCCGCCTCGCAAAAAGTAAAACTGAATACGACCAATAACGATATTTTCGAAGTTTCGGAAACAATTCTCGTACAAGGGGTAAAAGGTTATGAGGCGGATGGTACCACTCAATCTAAAGCTGATTTAGTGCTTTATATCTCCAGTAAAGAAGAAAATGGAGAACTGAATGTTTATGCCATAAACGGTAAAAAAATCGGCTCTATTGAAAATTGTGTGCCTTCTATTGCAAAAGGGGCTACTTTTATACGTATGGGCCGTGCAGCGACAGAACTTGATGTACAAACAGCTCAGTTCGAGGCTTTACCGGTTAAGGAGCAAAATAACTGCCAGATTTTTAAGATGCAGGTAGAACAATCTACATTCCAGAAGATTGCCAATAAAGAAGTCGAGTGGGATTTCTCCGATGCTGAAGAGTCGGCTATATACGATATGCGTTTGGGGATGGAAAAAACGTTCATGTTCGGGGTGAAGCGTTCGCTATATGATTCTAAGAAAAAAGAAAATGTATCTCTTACAGGAGGTATCTGGTGGCAGGCCGGTAAAGAATATGAATTCGATCCTAAAGTTGACCTTACCCAAAACGATCTCATCGATATTATGAAAGAGGCGTTTACCGGAAATGGTGGAAATAAGAGAAAAGTGCTTATCGGCGGTTCCGATTTTATCGGGCGTATCAATAAACTCGAAGTTACAAAAATCGTTACCTCTAATGAGGATATGGTAAAATGGGGGATAGATTTTTCTGAAATAAAATCGAAATTCGGACGTTTGTTCGTACTCTATTCCGAAGTGTTTGATGATTGCGGCATGAGTGATTACGGTTTTATTTTCGATCCCGAATTTATTACCAAATGGTCTCATGTTCCTTTTGGAACTCAGGCGCTCGACCTGAAAAAGGCCGGAGTACGTAATACCGACGCATTGGTACTCACCGAAGCAAGCTGCCTCACTCTGCGTTATCCGGCAGCGCATATGCGAATTATCCCGAAGACTGCATAA
- a CDS encoding VanZ family protein has product MNIKHLILSFLPTIVIASIIIYLSLIYTSAPTELTKIPYIDKYVHACMYLGLTFVFYFDMFRSPHLPNMSRSQKLWTIWLLPVICGGLMELGQKYLTTTRACELLDFVSNTIGATTGLLAGVLIINPLLRKYRYKK; this is encoded by the coding sequence ATGAACATAAAACATTTAATACTGTCTTTTCTTCCGACGATCGTTATTGCTTCGATCATCATATACCTATCTCTCATCTATACTTCAGCACCTACCGAACTTACTAAAATCCCGTATATCGATAAGTATGTACACGCTTGCATGTATCTCGGCCTAACATTCGTTTTTTATTTCGATATGTTCCGCTCTCCTCATCTCCCAAACATGAGTCGTTCTCAAAAACTCTGGACAATATGGCTTTTACCCGTAATTTGTGGAGGTTTAATGGAATTAGGACAAAAATATTTGACGACAACGCGGGCATGCGAATTACTCGATTTCGTTTCGAACACAATTGGAGCTACTACCGGGCTACTTGCCGGGGTTTTAATTATTAATCCTTTACTTCGAAAATATCGATATAAAAAATAA